The following are encoded together in the Pseudodesulfovibrio indicus genome:
- the cysK gene encoding cysteine synthase A → MKIANDMTELVGRTPMVRLNRLSEGLNATLVAKLEFNNPCASVKDRIAKSMIETGLADGTITKDTVLVEPTSGNTGIGLAFVCAVKGMRLVLTMPESMSIERRKLLKGLGAELILTPAAEGMKGAIARAQAIVAEMDDAYMPMQFENPANPEAHRKTTALEIWDDTDGQVDVFVAGVGTGGTLTGVAEVLKAKKPGVKAVAVEPEASPVLSGGQPGPHMIQGIGAGFVPDALNPEIIDEVIKIANDTAVETAKELLKREGILCGISSGANAAAAIELARREENAGKMIVFIVCDTGERYLSTPLFE, encoded by the coding sequence ATGAAGATAGCCAACGACATGACGGAGCTGGTCGGGCGGACCCCCATGGTCCGGTTGAACCGGCTGTCCGAAGGACTGAACGCCACCCTGGTGGCCAAGCTCGAATTCAACAACCCCTGCGCTTCGGTCAAGGACCGCATCGCCAAAAGCATGATCGAAACGGGCCTGGCCGACGGGACCATCACCAAGGATACGGTCCTGGTGGAGCCGACCAGCGGCAACACCGGCATCGGCCTGGCCTTTGTCTGCGCGGTCAAGGGCATGCGGCTGGTCCTGACCATGCCCGAGTCCATGTCCATCGAGCGCCGCAAGCTGCTCAAGGGGCTGGGCGCGGAGCTGATCCTGACCCCGGCCGCCGAGGGCATGAAAGGGGCCATCGCCCGCGCCCAGGCCATCGTGGCCGAGATGGACGACGCCTACATGCCCATGCAGTTCGAAAATCCGGCCAACCCGGAGGCGCACCGCAAGACAACGGCCCTGGAGATCTGGGACGACACCGACGGCCAGGTGGACGTGTTCGTGGCGGGCGTGGGCACCGGCGGCACCCTGACCGGCGTGGCCGAGGTCCTCAAGGCGAAGAAGCCCGGCGTCAAGGCCGTGGCCGTGGAGCCAGAGGCGTCCCCGGTCCTGTCCGGCGGACAGCCCGGCCCGCACATGATCCAGGGCATCGGCGCGGGATTCGTTCCCGACGCCCTGAACCCGGAGATCATCGACGAAGTGATCAAGATCGCCAACGACACGGCCGTGGAGACCGCCAAGGAGCTGCTCAAGCGCGAGGGCATCCTGTGCGGCATCTCCTCCGGCGCCAATGCGGCGGCGGCCATCGAACTCGCCCGGCGCGAGGAAAACGCGGGCAAGATGATCGTCTTCATCGTCTGCGACACCGGCGAACGCTACCTGTCCACCCCGCTTTTCGAATAA
- the epsC gene encoding serine O-acetyltransferase EpsC produces MTSEDYTLADVVALLVESGDKGPASHRFSDEAPMPSVDILRDIVEDLRCVLFPGYFGPSDITPDTMPYYIGSTLDQLERKLADQINRGYCFVCEATTTDRCNDCDKRARRIAKKFITKLPEIREYLLSDVEAAYIGDPAAKTHGETIFCYPSIRALTNHRIAHELYKLGVDIIPRIIGEMAHSDTGIDIHPGATIGRSFFIDHGTGTVIGETCIIGDNVRVYQGVTLGAKSFPKGEDEMLIKGLPRHPIVEDDVIIYAGATILGRITIGREAVVGGNVWITRDVPAGAQIVQSRAMQQSFEHGEGI; encoded by the coding sequence ATGACCAGTGAAGATTACACGTTGGCGGACGTGGTCGCGCTCCTCGTGGAGTCCGGGGACAAAGGCCCGGCCTCGCACCGCTTCTCGGACGAAGCGCCCATGCCCTCGGTGGATATCCTGCGGGATATCGTCGAGGACCTGCGCTGCGTCCTGTTCCCCGGCTATTTCGGGCCGTCCGACATCACCCCGGACACCATGCCCTATTACATCGGGTCCACCCTGGACCAGCTGGAACGCAAGCTGGCCGACCAGATCAACCGGGGCTACTGCTTCGTCTGCGAGGCCACCACCACTGACCGGTGCAACGACTGCGACAAGCGGGCCAGGCGCATCGCCAAGAAATTCATCACCAAGCTGCCCGAGATCAGGGAGTACCTGCTGTCCGACGTGGAGGCCGCGTACATCGGCGACCCGGCGGCCAAGACCCACGGGGAGACCATCTTCTGCTACCCGTCCATCCGGGCCCTGACCAACCACCGCATCGCCCACGAGCTGTACAAGCTCGGCGTGGACATCATCCCCCGGATCATCGGGGAGATGGCCCACTCGGACACCGGCATCGACATCCATCCCGGCGCGACCATCGGACGCTCCTTCTTCATCGACCACGGCACCGGCACGGTCATCGGCGAGACCTGCATCATCGGCGACAACGTGCGCGTGTACCAGGGCGTGACCCTGGGCGCCAAGTCCTTCCCCAAGGGCGAGGACGAGATGCTCATCAAGGGGCTGCCCCGCCATCCCATCGTGGAGGACGACGTGATCATCTACGCCGGGGCGACCATCCTTGGGCGCATAACCATCGGCAGGGAAGCGGTCGTGGGCGGCAACGTGTGGATCACCCGAGACGTTCCCGCAGGAGCGCAGATCGTCCAGTCCAGGGCCATGCAGCAGTCCTTTGAACACGGCGAAGGCATCTGA
- a CDS encoding tetratricopeptide repeat protein, producing the protein MGVHKKEREQAELQDNYMKKNSAYLLMVIGLLAGVFIGNAVTMLYVGQRDQRSNLSSQVEPTQSPVPHTADPAALADMENAAAADPTDAEKWIQLGNFCFDHDLPARAVNAYERALELKPMDINVWSDLGVMYRRTKQFDKAVDAFGHAASLDPNHITSRFNMGIVYLHDLNDKPAALKVWKEVLAMDPNAKTPSGQSLAALVAELEK; encoded by the coding sequence ATGGGAGTGCACAAGAAAGAGCGCGAACAGGCGGAACTGCAAGATAATTACATGAAAAAGAATTCGGCGTACCTGCTGATGGTCATCGGCCTGCTGGCCGGGGTCTTCATCGGCAATGCCGTGACCATGCTCTACGTGGGGCAGCGGGACCAGCGCTCCAACCTCTCCAGCCAGGTCGAGCCCACCCAGTCGCCCGTGCCGCACACCGCGGACCCGGCGGCCCTGGCCGACATGGAGAACGCGGCGGCCGCCGACCCGACCGACGCGGAGAAATGGATTCAGCTGGGCAACTTCTGTTTCGACCACGACCTGCCCGCGCGGGCGGTCAACGCCTACGAGCGCGCCCTGGAGCTGAAGCCCATGGACATCAACGTCTGGTCCGACCTGGGCGTCATGTACCGTCGCACCAAGCAGTTTGACAAGGCCGTGGATGCCTTCGGCCACGCCGCGTCCCTGGACCCGAACCACATTACCTCGCGCTTCAACATGGGCATCGTCTACCTTCACGACCTGAACGACAAGCCGGCGGCCCTCAAGGTCTGGAAGGAGGTCCTGGCAATGGACCCCAATGCCAAGACGCCGTCCGGCCAGTCCCTGGCCGCCCTGGTCGCGGAGCTGGAAAAATAG
- the ileS gene encoding isoleucine--tRNA ligase produces MSDYKKTLLLPQTSFPMKANLKQREPEMLKFWEETKAYDAMVAAGDPDDTYVLHDGPPYANGHIHMGTALNKVLKDIIVKSRNIQGQRAEYVPGWDCHGLPIEHKVEQELKKKNKELDTLTIRKICRSYAAKWLDTQRGEFKRLGVFGVWDDPYMTMKPEYEAATARELGRFMEREGVVRGKKPIYWCCDCRTALAEAEVEYEDHSSPSIYVRFPMADENFKKIADIDVSKLFIVIWTTTPWTIPDNMAVAVHPDFDYVLVQAGGSYYVMAEALLESCAGKFGWDSPEILATFKGAEIEGIKAKHPIYDRESPVVLADYVTFDTGTGCVHTAPGHGREDFETGLRYGLEIYSPMNDRGQFLPEVEFFAGLNVWEANPKVIEKLTELGNLLASEKISHSYPHCWRCKEPVIFRATTQWFIGMDENDLRKRALSAIRNDVNWVPAWGEERIYSMIENRPDWCISRQRNWGVPISALICEDCDETWFDAQWVYDICDKYAAHETGCDYWFEAPLEEIVPEGLTCPKCGGNHWKRETDILDVWFDSGTSYAAVVELRKETRFPADLYLEGSDQHRGWFHSSLLASVGTREVPPYKTVLTHGYVVDAEGRKMSKSIGNVLAPQEIIDKFGAEILRMWVAASNYQEDIRISDETLNRLVDAYRRIRNTCRYLLSNLNDFDPANKVAVADMLPLDRYALDMVVRQHDAIRKAYRNFEFHKVYHTLHNLCVVDLSAFYLDIIKDRLYVEEQNGLKRRSAQTVLWQILLMLLEDMAPVLSFTAEEGFQALPDAIKAALDQTETVFALRFQPERPELSADERARWQKLALVRSEVNKAIEPKRKDRVIGKSLDAQVTLYAEDDIRELVSTEDIDPREFFIISKLVLDDLKNAPDDAFQAEDLADLKIGVTPAPGEKCERCWRITEKLGADPASPDTCPRCAAVLKTLG; encoded by the coding sequence ATGAGCGATTACAAGAAGACGCTGCTCCTGCCCCAGACTTCGTTCCCCATGAAGGCCAACCTCAAGCAACGGGAGCCGGAGATGCTCAAGTTCTGGGAGGAGACCAAGGCCTATGACGCGATGGTCGCGGCTGGCGACCCCGACGACACCTATGTGCTGCACGACGGCCCGCCCTACGCCAACGGCCACATCCACATGGGAACCGCCCTGAACAAGGTCCTCAAGGACATCATCGTCAAGTCCCGGAACATCCAGGGCCAGCGGGCCGAGTACGTACCGGGCTGGGACTGCCACGGGCTGCCCATCGAGCACAAGGTCGAGCAGGAGCTGAAGAAAAAGAACAAGGAACTCGACACACTGACCATCCGCAAGATCTGCCGTTCCTATGCGGCCAAGTGGCTGGACACCCAGCGCGGCGAGTTCAAGCGTCTCGGCGTGTTCGGCGTGTGGGACGACCCGTACATGACCATGAAGCCCGAGTACGAGGCGGCCACCGCCCGCGAACTGGGCCGGTTCATGGAGCGCGAAGGCGTTGTGCGCGGCAAGAAGCCCATCTACTGGTGCTGCGACTGCCGCACCGCCCTGGCCGAGGCCGAAGTGGAGTACGAGGACCACTCCTCGCCGTCCATCTACGTCCGCTTCCCCATGGCCGATGAGAATTTCAAGAAGATCGCGGACATCGACGTTTCCAAGCTGTTCATCGTCATCTGGACCACCACCCCCTGGACCATCCCGGACAATATGGCCGTGGCCGTGCATCCGGACTTCGACTACGTCCTGGTGCAGGCGGGCGGCTCCTACTACGTCATGGCCGAGGCGCTGCTCGAATCCTGCGCCGGAAAGTTCGGCTGGGACTCCCCTGAAATCCTGGCCACCTTCAAGGGCGCGGAGATCGAGGGCATCAAGGCCAAGCACCCGATATACGACCGCGAGTCCCCGGTGGTTCTGGCCGACTACGTGACGTTCGACACCGGCACCGGCTGCGTGCACACCGCGCCCGGCCACGGACGCGAGGACTTCGAGACCGGCCTGCGCTATGGGCTGGAGATATACTCGCCCATGAACGACCGGGGCCAGTTCCTGCCCGAGGTGGAGTTCTTCGCAGGGCTCAACGTCTGGGAGGCCAACCCCAAGGTCATCGAGAAGCTGACCGAGCTTGGCAATCTGCTCGCCTCCGAGAAGATCAGCCACTCCTACCCCCACTGCTGGCGCTGCAAGGAGCCGGTCATCTTCCGCGCCACCACCCAGTGGTTCATCGGCATGGACGAGAACGACCTGCGCAAGCGCGCCCTGTCCGCCATCCGCAACGACGTGAACTGGGTTCCCGCCTGGGGCGAGGAACGCATCTACAGCATGATCGAAAACCGGCCCGACTGGTGCATCTCGCGCCAGCGCAACTGGGGCGTGCCCATCTCCGCGCTGATCTGCGAAGACTGCGACGAGACCTGGTTCGACGCCCAGTGGGTCTACGACATCTGCGACAAGTACGCCGCGCACGAAACCGGCTGCGACTACTGGTTCGAGGCCCCGCTGGAGGAGATCGTCCCCGAGGGACTGACCTGCCCCAAATGCGGCGGCAACCACTGGAAGCGGGAGACCGACATCCTGGACGTCTGGTTCGACTCCGGCACCAGCTACGCCGCCGTTGTGGAGCTGCGCAAGGAGACCCGCTTCCCGGCCGACCTGTACCTTGAGGGGTCCGACCAGCATCGCGGCTGGTTCCACTCCTCCCTGCTCGCCTCGGTGGGCACTCGCGAAGTGCCGCCCTACAAGACCGTCCTGACCCACGGCTACGTGGTCGACGCCGAGGGCCGCAAGATGTCGAAATCCATCGGCAACGTCCTTGCGCCCCAGGAGATCATCGACAAGTTCGGCGCGGAAATCCTGCGCATGTGGGTGGCCGCCTCCAACTACCAGGAGGACATCCGCATCTCCGACGAGACCCTGAACCGTCTGGTGGACGCCTACCGCCGCATCCGCAACACCTGCCGCTACCTGTTGTCGAACCTCAACGACTTCGACCCGGCGAACAAGGTGGCCGTGGCGGACATGCTGCCGCTGGACCGCTACGCCCTGGACATGGTCGTGCGCCAGCACGACGCCATCCGCAAGGCGTACCGCAATTTCGAATTCCACAAGGTCTACCACACCCTGCACAACCTGTGCGTGGTCGACCTGTCCGCCTTCTACCTCGACATCATCAAGGACCGCCTCTACGTGGAGGAGCAGAACGGCCTCAAGCGCCGCTCGGCCCAGACCGTGCTGTGGCAGATCCTGCTGATGCTGCTGGAGGACATGGCCCCGGTGCTGTCCTTCACCGCCGAGGAAGGGTTCCAGGCCCTGCCCGACGCCATCAAGGCGGCCCTGGACCAGACCGAAACCGTGTTCGCCCTGCGCTTCCAGCCCGAACGGCCGGAACTGTCCGCCGACGAGCGCGCCCGCTGGCAGAAGCTGGCCCTGGTCCGCTCCGAGGTGAACAAGGCCATCGAGCCCAAGCGCAAGGATCGGGTCATCGGCAAGTCCCTGGACGCCCAGGTGACCCTCTACGCCGAGGACGACATCCGCGAGCTGGTGTCCACCGAGGACATCGACCCGCGCGAGTTCTTCATCATCTCCAAGCTCGTCCTGGACGACCTGAAGAACGCGCCCGACGACGCCTTCCAGGCCGAGGACCTGGCGGACCTCAAGATCGGCGTGACCCCGGCTCCGGGCGAAAAATGCGAACGGTGCTGGCGGATCACCGAGAAGCTGGGCGCTGACCCGGCCTCCCCCGACACCTGCCCGCGCTGCGCCGCGGTACTCAAGACCCTGGGATAG
- the lspA gene encoding signal peptidase II, giving the protein MNRYKLAAIWGTGTLVIDQITKLWVHNAMEVWTGKEVVPGFFNLVHVLNKGAAWGFLDDENIDWQRPLFIAISLAAVLFIAYMLKLSREGDNWMIAGLGMVGGGAVGNAIDRIWLGSVIDFLDFYYGGYHWPAFNVADSALTVGAGCIIISTLLNRKGATPPRLS; this is encoded by the coding sequence ATGAACCGCTACAAGCTGGCAGCCATCTGGGGGACGGGAACCCTCGTCATCGACCAGATCACCAAGCTGTGGGTCCACAACGCCATGGAGGTGTGGACCGGGAAGGAGGTCGTTCCCGGCTTCTTCAACCTGGTCCACGTCCTGAACAAGGGCGCGGCCTGGGGATTCCTGGACGACGAAAACATCGACTGGCAACGGCCGCTGTTCATCGCCATCTCCCTGGCCGCCGTGCTGTTCATCGCCTACATGCTGAAGCTCTCCAGGGAGGGCGACAACTGGATGATCGCCGGGCTGGGCATGGTCGGGGGCGGGGCCGTGGGCAACGCCATCGACCGCATCTGGCTCGGCTCGGTCATCGACTTCCTGGACTTCTATTACGGCGGCTACCACTGGCCCGCCTTCAACGTGGCCGACAGCGCCCTGACCGTGGGCGCGGGCTGCATCATCATTTCCACCCTGCTCAACCGCAAGGGGGCCACGCCGCCCCGTCTTTCCTAG
- a CDS encoding PLD nuclease N-terminal domain-containing protein, translating into MFADFSALTPTQWAVILIIVGACFSFSAWAILDVWKREYESSTEKSLWMQICIFIPIFGALTYLFLGRKRGSLQ; encoded by the coding sequence ATGTTCGCAGACTTCTCCGCCCTGACCCCGACCCAATGGGCCGTCATCCTGATCATTGTCGGAGCCTGCTTCTCCTTCAGCGCCTGGGCCATCCTGGACGTCTGGAAGCGTGAGTACGAGTCCTCCACGGAAAAAAGCCTGTGGATGCAGATTTGCATTTTTATTCCCATTTTCGGCGCTCTGACGTATCTTTTCCTTGGCAGAAAACGAGGGAGCCTCCAATGA
- a CDS encoding tetratricopeptide repeat protein has translation MKMKLDKIFAVLIVFLAVAALSGCASKTDVEAMQSERQQDLNRIRQLESELTESREQLKAEIEKSNDPIRAKSADMWAEIQSLRAEFARLRGEMDAVNIRLDRQVGATDSPTTMDSLANRVAELEFALENQLSVDLPKVREERNAALAAQAPAPMAVPAAGAAADAATASDDPADAAEAKAFETTPPAGAQAPAAPAEQPADTDPAKALYDKAYALYKEGQFERARSYWAEFTDTFKGHAYIPSAVFWQGQCYYQLKDYARAVILYEDVIEKYKKSSKFKAALLKAGYSWQYLGKPELAKMRFQEVVEKFPQSVEATQAKRSLDKMK, from the coding sequence ATGAAAATGAAATTAGACAAGATATTCGCCGTACTTATCGTATTCCTGGCCGTGGCGGCCCTGTCCGGCTGCGCCAGCAAGACCGACGTCGAAGCCATGCAGTCCGAGCGCCAGCAGGACCTGAACCGCATCCGCCAGCTGGAATCCGAGCTGACCGAATCCCGGGAGCAGCTCAAGGCGGAGATCGAGAAATCCAACGACCCCATCCGCGCGAAATCCGCCGACATGTGGGCCGAGATCCAGTCCCTGCGCGCCGAGTTCGCCCGGCTGCGGGGCGAGATGGACGCCGTGAACATCCGGCTGGACCGCCAGGTGGGCGCGACCGATTCCCCCACCACCATGGACAGCCTGGCCAATCGCGTGGCCGAGCTTGAATTCGCCCTTGAGAACCAGCTTTCCGTGGACCTGCCCAAGGTCCGCGAGGAACGCAACGCCGCCCTGGCCGCGCAGGCCCCCGCTCCCATGGCCGTCCCCGCCGCGGGCGCTGCCGCAGATGCGGCCACCGCCTCCGACGACCCGGCGGACGCCGCCGAGGCCAAGGCGTTCGAGACCACGCCCCCGGCGGGCGCACAAGCCCCCGCCGCACCGGCCGAACAGCCTGCGGACACCGACCCGGCCAAGGCGCTCTACGACAAGGCCTATGCCCTGTACAAGGAAGGCCAGTTCGAACGCGCCCGCTCCTATTGGGCCGAGTTCACCGACACCTTCAAGGGCCACGCCTACATCCCGAGCGCGGTCTTCTGGCAGGGCCAGTGCTACTACCAGCTCAAGGACTACGCGCGCGCCGTCATCCTGTACGAAGACGTCATAGAGAAGTACAAGAAGAGCTCCAAATTCAAGGCCGCCCTGCTCAAGGCGGGCTACTCCTGGCAATACCTGGGCAAGCCCGAGCTGGCCAAGATGCGGTTCCAGGAAGTGGTCGAGAAATTCCCCCAATCCGTGGAGGCCACCCAGGCCAAGCGGTCCCTGGACAAGATGAAATAA
- a CDS encoding NIL domain-containing protein: protein MKEVTNNGFRKIVYLSFPPEVSGRPVVCNLLRKFDLSFNILKADISPRHEGTMTLEMYGREDDFRKGIGYLKENGIRITPVAHKIFRNEESCIHCGVCTAMCPTDALTLNMDDRTIVFDVDKCSACGMCTRVCPVKCMTLDMEENGRP from the coding sequence ATGAAAGAAGTCACCAATAACGGTTTCAGGAAAATAGTCTACCTCTCCTTCCCCCCGGAGGTCTCCGGCCGGCCCGTGGTCTGCAACCTGCTGCGCAAGTTCGACCTGAGCTTCAACATCCTCAAGGCGGACATCAGCCCGCGCCACGAGGGAACCATGACCCTGGAGATGTACGGCCGCGAGGACGACTTCCGCAAGGGCATCGGCTACCTCAAGGAGAACGGCATCCGCATCACCCCGGTGGCGCACAAGATATTCCGCAACGAGGAGTCCTGCATCCACTGCGGCGTGTGCACGGCCATGTGCCCCACGGACGCCCTGACCCTGAACATGGACGACAGGACCATCGTCTTCGACGTGGACAAGTGTTCCGCCTGCGGCATGTGCACCCGCGTCTGTCCGGTAAAGTGCATGACGCTGGACATGGAAGAAAACGGGAGACCCTAA
- a CDS encoding protein phosphatase CheZ yields MTSNDELVKELMDKVADQLVDSLKESISASVEKEIARHLSKALLEGEFYRRVNDDLQSGLKQIYQEVKAARGGTEIKSITADIDPEELFSETSDQLDAVLRTTEKAAVEIIDIVEKLQDLQGSVATIVKGFESGGVTREDREKLKEINNTLGMDLSNIMISLSFQDLTGQRIKRIINSIRQIEQIVREVMLSTGLMIRQREVEPEKDIDSLSQEAKTQATSKLQGPSEGANQGDVDDLLASLGLD; encoded by the coding sequence ATGACCAGCAATGACGAATTGGTTAAGGAGTTGATGGACAAGGTCGCCGACCAGCTTGTGGACAGCCTCAAGGAGTCCATCTCCGCCTCCGTGGAAAAGGAGATCGCCCGGCACCTGTCCAAGGCGCTGCTGGAGGGCGAATTCTACCGCAGGGTGAACGACGACCTCCAGAGCGGCCTGAAGCAGATCTACCAGGAGGTCAAGGCGGCGCGCGGCGGCACCGAGATCAAATCCATCACCGCCGACATCGACCCGGAGGAGCTGTTCTCCGAGACATCGGACCAGCTGGACGCCGTGCTTCGCACCACGGAAAAGGCCGCCGTGGAGATCATCGACATCGTCGAGAAGCTCCAGGACCTCCAGGGTTCCGTGGCCACCATCGTCAAGGGTTTCGAGTCCGGCGGCGTGACCAGGGAAGACCGCGAAAAGCTCAAGGAAATCAACAACACCCTCGGCATGGACCTGTCCAACATCATGATTTCCCTGAGTTTCCAGGACCTGACCGGGCAGCGCATCAAACGTATTATCAATTCCATCCGCCAGATCGAACAGATCGTGCGCGAGGTCATGCTCTCCACCGGGCTGATGATCCGCCAGCGCGAGGTGGAACCGGAAAAGGACATCGACTCCCTGTCCCAGGAGGCCAAGACCCAGGCCACCTCCAAGCTCCAGGGACCGTCCGAGGGGGCCAACCAGGGCGACGTGGACGATCTCCTCGCCTCCCTCGGCCTGGACTGA
- the mgtE gene encoding magnesium transporter: MTFDSVDEQEALSGVEIESQHPADAAETIEGLDIADQVKFIKQLPIKDAADSIAEMDGHDQKALISSLNRGLAARIVEEMAPDDATDLLEGLNEDLQRALLSRVTAEDRAELKTLLTFDPDTAGGVMNTEVVILDQDLTADEAVAKIREEVEDKEIPYYAYLVDKKDRLVGVLSLRDLMLAKRGSLLKDLVKTQNLITVGYNIDKEEVAHLIAHYNFLALPVVDFGNRLLGVVTVDDVIDIIHEEASEDMQAMVGAGADETSDSPWLYSVRMRLPWLILNVIFSAVSAWVVHLFEGNITQMAVLAVLMPVVANQAGNTGQQALAVMIRQLAMERFDRKRAWLAVVRELRIGLLNGMIISTLVFCAVLLVTHKLLLATVMGAALGVDMLLGAFAGASIPLLLKEMGRDPAQASSIFLTTITDSMGFLVLLGLAGLVLLS; encoded by the coding sequence ATGACCTTCGACAGCGTCGATGAACAGGAAGCCCTGTCCGGAGTCGAGATCGAGTCGCAGCATCCCGCCGATGCCGCCGAGACCATCGAAGGACTGGACATTGCGGACCAGGTCAAGTTCATCAAGCAGCTGCCCATCAAGGACGCGGCCGATTCCATCGCCGAGATGGACGGTCACGACCAGAAGGCGCTCATCAGCAGCCTGAACAGGGGGCTGGCCGCCCGCATCGTCGAGGAGATGGCTCCGGACGACGCCACCGACCTCCTTGAGGGGCTGAACGAGGACCTGCAAAGGGCGCTCCTCAGCCGCGTGACCGCCGAGGATCGCGCGGAGCTCAAGACCCTCCTGACCTTCGACCCCGACACCGCGGGCGGCGTCATGAACACCGAGGTGGTCATCCTGGACCAGGACCTGACCGCCGACGAGGCCGTGGCCAAGATTCGCGAGGAGGTCGAGGACAAGGAGATTCCGTACTACGCCTACCTCGTGGACAAGAAGGACCGGCTGGTGGGCGTGCTCTCCCTGCGCGACCTGATGCTGGCCAAGCGGGGCAGCCTGCTCAAGGATCTGGTCAAGACCCAGAACCTGATCACCGTGGGCTACAACATCGACAAGGAAGAGGTCGCGCACCTCATCGCCCACTACAATTTTCTGGCCCTGCCCGTGGTGGATTTCGGCAACCGGCTGCTCGGCGTGGTCACCGTCGACGACGTCATCGACATCATCCACGAAGAGGCGTCCGAGGACATGCAGGCCATGGTCGGCGCGGGCGCGGACGAGACCTCGGATTCGCCGTGGCTCTATTCCGTGCGCATGCGGCTGCCCTGGCTCATCCTGAACGTGATCTTCTCGGCGGTCTCGGCCTGGGTGGTCCATCTTTTCGAAGGCAACATCACCCAGATGGCGGTGCTTGCCGTGCTCATGCCCGTGGTCGCCAACCAGGCGGGCAATACCGGCCAGCAGGCCCTGGCGGTCATGATCCGCCAGCTTGCCATGGAGCGTTTCGACCGCAAGCGCGCCTGGCTCGCCGTGGTCCGCGAGCTGCGCATCGGCCTGTTGAACGGGATGATCATCTCGACCCTGGTCTTCTGCGCGGTCCTGCTGGTCACGCACAAGCTGCTGCTGGCCACGGTCATGGGGGCGGCGCTCGGAGTGGACATGCTCCTCGGCGCATTCGCCGGGGCGTCCATCCCGCTGCTGCTCAAGGAGATGGGCCGCGACCCCGCCCAGGCGTCGAGCATCTTTCTGACGACCATCACCGACTCCATGGGCTTCCTGGTCCTGCTCGGACTGGCCGGGCTGGTCCTCCTCTCCTAG
- the nadC gene encoding carboxylating nicotinate-nucleotide diphosphorylase yields MPSTIFDDFFQAEARMFLLATIRIALAEDGTDLTSQGLFTESDMAQALIVAKQDTVVAGLPIIPMVLEFGGQDCQVHLNVDDGDRVSEGTMVAALQGPAQQILKAERVILNFLCHLSGIADLTARYVEALKGTKTTLLDTRKTLPGLRFPEKYAVLAGGGKNHRLTLSEMLMLKDNHIDRAGSIVEAVNQLRRAYSPCPPIEVECRTLDEVREATGCGVDRIMLDNMDAETTREALGLIPESIETELSGGVSLENIREIAELGPDYISVGRLTHSAASSDFSMQFVPLR; encoded by the coding sequence ATGCCCAGCACCATTTTCGACGATTTCTTCCAGGCCGAGGCCAGAATGTTTCTCCTGGCCACCATACGCATAGCCCTGGCCGAGGACGGCACGGACCTGACCAGCCAGGGGCTGTTCACCGAATCCGACATGGCCCAGGCCCTGATCGTGGCCAAACAGGACACCGTGGTGGCGGGACTGCCCATCATCCCCATGGTCCTCGAATTCGGCGGCCAGGACTGCCAGGTGCATCTCAACGTGGACGACGGCGACCGCGTGTCCGAGGGGACCATGGTGGCCGCCCTGCAAGGCCCCGCCCAGCAGATTCTCAAGGCCGAGCGCGTGATCCTCAACTTCCTCTGCCACCTGTCCGGCATCGCCGACCTGACCGCGCGCTACGTGGAAGCCCTCAAGGGCACCAAGACCACCCTGCTCGACACTCGCAAGACCCTGCCCGGCCTGCGCTTTCCCGAAAAGTACGCGGTCCTGGCGGGCGGCGGCAAAAACCACCGCCTGACCCTGTCCGAGATGCTCATGCTCAAGGACAACCACATCGACCGCGCGGGCTCCATCGTCGAGGCCGTGAACCAGCTGCGCAGGGCGTACTCCCCCTGCCCGCCCATCGAGGTGGAGTGCCGCACCCTGGACGAAGTCCGCGAGGCGACCGGGTGCGGGGTCGACCGCATCATGCTCGACAACATGGACGCCGAGACCACGCGCGAGGCGCTCGGCCTGATCCCAGAATCCATAGAGACGGAACTGAGCGGCGGCGTCTCCCTGGAGAACATCCGTGAAATTGCCGAACTCGGGCCGGACTACATCTCCGTGGGGCGCCTGACCCACTCTGCGGCCAGTTCCGATTTCAGCATGCAATTCGTGCCGTTACGATAA